The genome window TGGTTTGAGCCGACGGGATACCCCCGTCGGATGACACGGTAACCATGTGACTGGATTGGGTTCGGTATGAGTGACGATACGACATCGGATACGGAAGGCCTCGGCCAGGGCGGCAACGAATACGGCGCCGATTCCATCAAGGTCCTGAAGGGCCTGGAAGCCGTGCGCAAGAGACCCGGCATGTATATCGGCGACACCGATGACGGGACCGGCCTGCACCATATGGTCTATGAGGTCGTGGACAATGCGATCGACGAGGCGTTGGCCGGCCATTGCGATATCGTGAAGGTCAAGCTGAACGGCGACGGGTCCGTCACCGTCTCGGACAACGGCCGCGGCATTCCGACCGAAATGCACCCGACCGAGGGCGTTTCTGCGGCGGAGGTCATCATGACCCAGCTGCATGCCGGCGGGAAATTCGATCAGAATTCCTACAAGGTCTCCGGCGGTCTGCATGGCGTCGGCGTCTCGGTGGTGAACGCCCTGTCGATCTGGCTGGAACTGGAGATCAAGCGCGGCGGTCGCACCCATCGCATGCGCTTCGAACACGGCGATGCCGTCGCACCGCTGGCCGATGTCGGCGACAGCGGCGGCGAGAAGGGCACGCAGATCACCTTCCTGCCGTCACCCGACACCTTCACCATGACGGAGTTCGACTTCGGCACGCTGGAGCACCGGTTGCGGGAACTCGCCTTCCTGAATTCCGGGGTCCACATCCAGCTCACTGACGCTCGCTCGGCGGAAAAGAAGGTCGTCGACCTGCATTACGAGGGCGGGGTTCAGGCCTTCGTCGCGTGGCTGGACCGCTCGAAGCAGAGCCTGCACGGCGACCCGGTGCTGATCACCGGCGAGAAGGACGGCCTGACGGTCGAATGCGCCCTGCAGTGGAACGACAGCTATCACGAAACCATGCTGTGCTTCACCAACAACATCCCGCAGCGCGACGGCGGTACCCATCTGGCCGGTTTCCGCGGCGCCCTGACCCGTCAGATCAACGGCTATGCCGCCGATACCGGCCTGGCCAAGAAGGAAAAGGTGAACCTGTCCGGCGACGATGCGCGCGAGGGACTGACCTGCGTCCTGTCGGTCAAGGTGCCGGACCCGAAGTTTTCCAGCCAGACCAAGGACAAGCTGGTCTCGTCGGAAGTTCGCCCGGTGGTTGAGGCGATCGTCAACGAAAAGCTGGCCGAATGGTTCGAGGAGAACCCCGGCGAGGCGCGCAAGATCGTCCAGAAGGCCGTCGAGGCCGCCGCCGCCCGCGAAGCCGCGCGCAAGGCCCGCGAACTGACCCGCCGCAAGGGCGTGCTGGACATCGCCTCCCTGCCCGGCAAGCTGGCCGATTGTCAGGAACGCGATCCGTCAAAGTCCGAACTGTTCCTGGTCGAGGGTGACAGCGCCGGCGGTTCCGCCAAACAGGGCCGCGACCGGAAGTTCCAGGCCATCCTGCCGCTGAAGGGCAAGATTCTGAATGTCGAGCGCGCGCGCTTCGACAAGATGCTGTCCAGTCAGGAAATCGGCACGCTGATCACCGCGCTCGGAACCGGGATCGGCAAGGACGATTTCAACTTCGACAAGACGCGCTATCACAAGATCATCATCATGACCGACGCCGATGTCGACGGCAGCCACATCCGCACCCTGCTTCTGACGTTTTTCTACCGTCAGATGCGCGAACTGGTCGATGCCGGCTACCTCTACATCGCCCAGCCGCCGCTGTTCCTGGTCAAGAAGGGCGAGCGCAAGCTGCGCTACATCAAGAACGAGCCGGAGCTGGAGGCCTTCCTGGTCTCCAACGGGTTGAGCGACGCCGTGCTGACCGATGCCAACGGCGCCCAGCGTGCCGGCGAGGATCTGAGCGCCATCGTCGCCCGGGCGCGTGAGGCCAAGCGCCTGATCGAGCCGCTGGCCCGGTCCTGCGGCAGCGCCCAGGTGGTCGAGCAGCTGGCGATCTACGGCGCGCTCAGCGCCACCCTGCAGCAGGACATCAATCTGGCGGTGGATGCCGCGAATTTCGTCGCCCAGGTGCTGAACCGCCTGTCCGACGAACATGCCCGCGGCTGGACCGGCGAGGCCAGCGCGGAGGAAGGCTATGTCTTCACCCGGGTGAACCGCGGTGTCACCGAACGCATCCAGGTCGACCCCGAGCTGCTGCGCAGCGGCGAATCCCGCAAGCTGGACGGCATGGCCGGCCATCTGCAGGAAATCTACAGCCAGAACGGCGCGACCCTGCACATCAAGGAAGACGACCACCGCATCACCGGTCCGCTGGGACTGATCGACCGCATCGTCCAGACCGGCCGCAAGGGCCTGTCGGTGCAGCGCTACAAGGGGCTGGGGGAGATGAACCCCGACCAGCTCTGGGAAACCACGCTGGACCCGGAAGCCCGAACCCTGCTGCAGGTCAAGGTAGCCCATGGCGACGACGCCGACACCGTCTTCTCCACCCTGATGGGCGACATTGTCGAACCCCGCCGCGAATTCATCCAGGAAAACGCCCTGAAAGTGGCAAACCTGGACGTCTGATCCGGCAAGGGCGGCCCAGTGATTTCGGGCGCGGGGCACATCCCCGCCCCTCTTCAGCCGTCGCCAACGATCCCCGGTGCGCCAATCCCGACACCGCCAGACCACGCGCGGCCCCAGACGGCTGCTCTCTGCCTGCGCAACCTTGGCACTGGAACAGACACCCCGCGCCATCGGGAGACATGCCTGATATTGACTCTGTGCGGAACTCATTGGTGTCCCTACATTGGTACTGTCAGGCACTAACGCCTCAACGCCCGAAGCAACCCGGGGAAATCATCCACCTCGATATCGTATCGCCGCTCTTCGCCGTTGTCGGACGATGATCCAAATCCGGGTCCCCATTCGTCCGGGCGGCGGATATGGGCTGTCTTGAACCCGACCGCCTTTGCCGCGTCGAGATCGTACGGGTGACAGGCAACCATGCAACATTGTTCTGGCCCAAGCTGCAGATACACAGCTGCGAGTTCGTAGGATCGCGATAACAGCTTGTAGACACCCATCCCTTCGCAGGACAGCACCGCATCCCATGACAAACCGTTGTGCTTGGCCGTGTCGATGATCAGCCGATAGCTCAGCAACGAGAACGAAGCGACGATGAACCGGTTGCGGAGCTTCGGCAGGGCTTTCGGAAAGTCCGGCCAGCAATCGAAGCTGTGTGGCGCCTCCCAGGCGATGGCGTGGCGATCGCTTTCATCGAACACGTCCAGGCCTTCGTCGCTCAAGAGCGCATCCAGGGCACTGCGATGCGCGCCATCAAAGTTATAGGCCGGCGGTCCCTGTTCACCGAGGTTCAGCATCGCCGCCATGGAACGCCGGCGCAGTTGATTGGTCAGTTTGCCCCAGTCACGGTCGACGCCGTGCCGCGCCCCGGCGGCTTCGAAGGCGGTGCGGAATCCGGTGTGCCAATCAAGGATGGTGCCGCCGGTGTCGAAGGTAAGCGCCT of Alphaproteobacteria bacterium contains these proteins:
- the gyrB gene encoding DNA topoisomerase (ATP-hydrolyzing) subunit B, producing the protein MSDDTTSDTEGLGQGGNEYGADSIKVLKGLEAVRKRPGMYIGDTDDGTGLHHMVYEVVDNAIDEALAGHCDIVKVKLNGDGSVTVSDNGRGIPTEMHPTEGVSAAEVIMTQLHAGGKFDQNSYKVSGGLHGVGVSVVNALSIWLELEIKRGGRTHRMRFEHGDAVAPLADVGDSGGEKGTQITFLPSPDTFTMTEFDFGTLEHRLRELAFLNSGVHIQLTDARSAEKKVVDLHYEGGVQAFVAWLDRSKQSLHGDPVLITGEKDGLTVECALQWNDSYHETMLCFTNNIPQRDGGTHLAGFRGALTRQINGYAADTGLAKKEKVNLSGDDAREGLTCVLSVKVPDPKFSSQTKDKLVSSEVRPVVEAIVNEKLAEWFEENPGEARKIVQKAVEAAAAREAARKARELTRRKGVLDIASLPGKLADCQERDPSKSELFLVEGDSAGGSAKQGRDRKFQAILPLKGKILNVERARFDKMLSSQEIGTLITALGTGIGKDDFNFDKTRYHKIIIMTDADVDGSHIRTLLLTFFYRQMRELVDAGYLYIAQPPLFLVKKGERKLRYIKNEPELEAFLVSNGLSDAVLTDANGAQRAGEDLSAIVARAREAKRLIEPLARSCGSAQVVEQLAIYGALSATLQQDINLAVDAANFVAQVLNRLSDEHARGWTGEASAEEGYVFTRVNRGVTERIQVDPELLRSGESRKLDGMAGHLQEIYSQNGATLHIKEDDHRITGPLGLIDRIVQTGRKGLSVQRYKGLGEMNPDQLWETTLDPEARTLLQVKVAHGDDADTVFSTLMGDIVEPRREFIQENALKVANLDV